In one window of Rhodanobacter sp. FDAARGOS 1247 DNA:
- a CDS encoding phage major capsid protein, which yields MSFSTGPRGRFYIRSLCTQIGGGASPELANSFAAARWGAEGLAISKAAVAALTSGDIGTPEATEYLNAVRERSVLGGLLGTRPVAFNRRMLARTNGAIGFWVGEAAPAPMLKAVLAGSTLKAKKVVALIAVTDEGMRAESPAVEAGLQADLETGCAGAIDQAFLDPSNAGSDTMPASVTHGAPIIAASSDAAADLKALVAAFAGDLSTSYLITDPSTATALAMVRGANGSFLFPDAGPRGGSVLGIPLLVSRHSPRDTAGGMLALVDASGIALAMDSIEISQSDQTSLAMADTPTSPATMVSLFQTGTTAMKAVIRCNFENQRVGGVAVLTGVDY from the coding sequence ATGTCGTTCTCCACTGGCCCGCGTGGCCGTTTCTATATCCGCAGCCTCTGCACGCAGATCGGTGGCGGCGCTTCGCCTGAACTAGCCAATAGCTTCGCTGCTGCCCGCTGGGGCGCTGAAGGCCTCGCCATCTCCAAGGCTGCTGTGGCTGCGCTAACATCTGGCGACATTGGCACGCCAGAAGCCACTGAATATCTGAATGCCGTGCGTGAGCGCAGCGTACTCGGCGGCTTGCTCGGCACTCGCCCCGTCGCCTTCAATCGACGCATGCTGGCGCGTACGAATGGCGCCATTGGTTTTTGGGTAGGCGAAGCCGCACCCGCACCGATGCTCAAGGCCGTACTTGCCGGCAGCACGTTGAAAGCCAAAAAGGTCGTGGCGCTGATCGCGGTCACTGACGAAGGCATGCGTGCGGAAAGTCCCGCTGTCGAAGCTGGGTTACAGGCCGACTTGGAAACCGGGTGTGCCGGTGCTATTGATCAAGCGTTTCTCGACCCTAGCAACGCGGGCAGCGACACCATGCCGGCTTCGGTCACGCACGGCGCTCCGATCATCGCCGCCAGCAGTGATGCCGCCGCCGATCTCAAGGCGCTGGTCGCTGCGTTCGCGGGCGACCTGTCCACCAGCTATTTGATTACAGACCCATCGACGGCTACCGCGCTCGCAATGGTGCGTGGTGCTAACGGATCGTTCTTGTTTCCCGACGCTGGCCCGCGCGGCGGCTCCGTGCTCGGCATCCCGTTGCTGGTGAGCCGCCATAGTCCGCGTGATACAGCCGGTGGGATGCTCGCCCTGGTGGACGCGTCCGGTATCGCGCTCGCCATGGACAGCATCGAGATCAGCCAGTCCGATCAGACCTCGCTTGCTATGGCCGACACGCCGACGTCTCCAGCAACGATGGTGAGCCTCTTCCAGACCGGCACCACGGCCATGAAGGCTGTGATCCGCTGCAATTTCGAGAATCAGCGCGTCGGCGGCGTCGCGGTGCTCACTGGGGTCGATTACTGA
- a CDS encoding P27 family phage terminase small subunit, which produces MATAKSPPKGLSTEAKAWWKRLASEYGIDDDAGLLLLQTGLEAFDRMRAAQEAIQHDGMTVRDRFDQRKPHPLLPAERDARAQMLAALRALNLDVEPLHDRPGRPAGR; this is translated from the coding sequence ATGGCTACAGCAAAATCCCCGCCAAAAGGGCTGTCCACCGAGGCGAAAGCATGGTGGAAACGGCTGGCATCTGAGTACGGAATTGACGACGACGCAGGGCTTTTGCTGCTGCAAACCGGCCTTGAAGCCTTCGACCGAATGCGCGCCGCGCAAGAGGCGATCCAGCACGACGGCATGACCGTCCGCGACCGCTTCGATCAACGTAAGCCGCATCCACTCCTGCCCGCCGAGCGCGATGCCCGCGCCCAAATGCTCGCCGCGCTACGGGCGCTCAACCTCGACGTTGAACCGCTTCACGACCGCCCCGGTCGCCCGGCAGGGCGTTGA